The following proteins are encoded in a genomic region of Sneathiella marina:
- a CDS encoding TAXI family TRAP transporter solute-binding subunit — MKNAKKYIGFAKSMAVGFGLVLGMSQVAGAQDNFKMASLGAASPSTTFSITLIELLKKNNGYKVQLSTGAPATRQAVDAAKRELDLYVTAVSINHFMKNGLRMYKKMEDAPELFANLRGILNYPLGAYHGIVWADSGIKSLADIKGKKVFTGPPSGAARTVVGQIIKGSTGYEAKTDYDAINLDWSSAAQAFQDRQVDVYFVPTSIPNAQIEQIAVLGEFRVLGIPDSALESEEMKRASSLPGRSFVMLSSDQYPNMANEGSVRLLNTTVGLGANKWMSEEDAYNITKTALTHNSELAAAAAWMKVITPQTALEQMNMPLHMGAYKYYKEVGIDVPDEIVPPEAK; from the coding sequence ATGAAAAACGCTAAAAAATACATTGGATTTGCCAAATCAATGGCAGTCGGATTCGGTTTGGTCTTGGGCATGTCTCAAGTCGCCGGGGCACAGGATAACTTTAAAATGGCATCGCTCGGCGCAGCATCTCCGTCGACAACCTTTTCCATCACTTTGATTGAATTATTGAAGAAAAACAATGGTTACAAAGTTCAACTTTCCACTGGGGCACCAGCGACTAGACAAGCCGTTGATGCCGCCAAAAGAGAGCTGGATTTGTATGTTACCGCGGTCTCTATCAATCATTTTATGAAAAATGGCTTGCGGATGTACAAGAAGATGGAAGATGCGCCGGAGCTATTCGCCAACCTTCGGGGTATTCTAAATTACCCTCTTGGCGCTTATCACGGAATTGTCTGGGCTGATTCAGGGATCAAATCTCTCGCGGACATCAAGGGCAAGAAGGTATTTACCGGACCTCCCTCTGGGGCTGCCCGGACTGTTGTCGGTCAGATTATTAAAGGATCGACAGGGTATGAAGCGAAGACGGATTATGACGCTATAAATCTCGATTGGAGTTCTGCCGCACAGGCTTTTCAGGACAGGCAAGTTGATGTCTATTTTGTACCAACGTCCATCCCAAATGCTCAAATAGAACAAATTGCTGTGTTGGGTGAGTTTCGTGTTCTTGGAATTCCGGATAGTGCTCTTGAATCCGAGGAAATGAAACGAGCGTCTTCCTTGCCAGGACGTAGTTTTGTTATGCTGTCATCGGATCAATATCCAAACATGGCCAATGAGGGAAGCGTGCGGTTGTTGAACACTACCGTTGGTCTTGGTGCCAACAAATGGATGAGCGAAGAAGATGCCTACAATATTACCAAAACAGCGCTCACTCATAATTCGGAATTGGCTGCTGCGGCTGCTTGGATGAAAGTCATCACACCGCAAACCGCACTTGAGCAAATGAATATGCCGCTCCATATGGGCGCCTATAAATACTACAAGGAAGTGGGCATTGATGTGCCAGACGAGATTGTCCCGCCAGAAGCCAAATAA
- a CDS encoding acyl-CoA dehydrogenase family protein codes for MIRDTEANEIFLAKIRQWVENVAIPNEDRVASLNEVPQDLVDDMQRSGFFGWSVPEQYGGAGLTTEELVFAAFELSYCSVAFRARVGSNTGIGSESLIVDGTGQQKNAFLPKLANGDIVGCFALTEKEAGSEATALKTTAIRDGDSFILNGSKAYITNAPISDLFTVFARTDVNDPTHNGISAFLVDRDTPGLSVGPAYKMMGQSGSPVSEVYFENCRIPATRILGGKEGVGFKTAMKALNKQRIHLSALSTGPAMRMLDEATKHALERQQFGAPIADFQLVQAMIADSHTEIAAARALILETARKRDDGGDVTLEASMCKYFATEMCGRVADRAVQIFGGSGYVADYSNIERFYRDVRLFRLYEGTSQIHQLNIAKNTKKQVSERGTIRR; via the coding sequence ATGATACGAGATACCGAAGCAAACGAAATATTTCTGGCCAAAATCCGTCAATGGGTCGAGAACGTCGCGATCCCTAACGAAGACCGGGTCGCCTCTCTCAATGAAGTCCCCCAAGACCTCGTCGATGACATGCAGAGGAGTGGATTTTTCGGATGGTCCGTTCCCGAACAATACGGCGGCGCAGGTTTGACAACTGAAGAACTTGTGTTTGCGGCCTTCGAACTCTCTTACTGCTCTGTCGCGTTTCGGGCTCGGGTTGGATCTAATACCGGTATTGGCAGCGAATCCCTTATTGTTGATGGAACCGGCCAGCAAAAGAACGCCTTTCTTCCCAAGCTGGCGAACGGTGATATTGTTGGTTGCTTTGCTCTCACGGAAAAAGAAGCAGGGTCTGAGGCTACTGCGCTCAAAACAACAGCAATTCGCGATGGTGACAGCTTTATTCTAAACGGATCCAAGGCTTATATCACCAACGCCCCTATTTCAGACCTGTTCACCGTTTTTGCTCGAACAGATGTAAACGACCCAACCCATAACGGGATCAGCGCGTTTCTGGTTGATCGCGATACACCGGGATTATCTGTTGGCCCTGCCTATAAAATGATGGGGCAATCTGGGTCTCCAGTATCTGAAGTATACTTTGAAAACTGCCGCATTCCGGCAACCCGTATTTTAGGAGGCAAGGAAGGAGTTGGTTTTAAAACGGCTATGAAGGCCTTGAACAAGCAACGAATTCACTTGTCTGCACTGAGTACAGGTCCGGCAATGCGAATGCTGGATGAAGCTACCAAGCATGCTCTAGAGCGCCAACAGTTTGGAGCCCCAATTGCAGACTTCCAGCTTGTTCAGGCTATGATCGCGGATAGCCATACGGAAATCGCTGCCGCTCGTGCACTCATTCTGGAAACGGCCCGCAAGCGGGATGACGGTGGCGATGTGACACTTGAAGCCTCCATGTGCAAATATTTTGCGACCGAAATGTGCGGACGGGTTGCAGATCGTGCCGTTCAAATTTTTGGAGGCTCTGGTTATGTGGCGGATTATAGCAATATCGAACGCTTCTACAGAGATGTACGGCTCTTCAGATTATATGAAGGAACCAGTCAGATACATCAGCTCAACATCGCAAAAAATACAAAGAAACAAGTTTCTGAAAGGGGAACTATTCGCAGGTAG
- a CDS encoding acyl-CoA dehydrogenase family protein has translation MNFNYSPETEDLVRRVEMFFASEILPRHREWVQEVGREGQAPSFIKEIQAKAKSLGLWNLALPDLAPDEPGTRLSNLEFAPIAEILGRLPWGSMAFNCHAPEVPNMAMLQSIATREQKARWLKPLLEAETRSAFAMTEPSVASSDATNIETKIEFEDDMIVINGHKWFSTGAAHPDCSFLIVMGVSDPEAGRTAQHSMVIVPINTPGLKIVRDLRFMGWTDHVAPIGEIKFENVKVPASNLLGIRGEGFKGAQVRLGPARIHHCMRCIGLAEMVLAQMVARAQERKTFGRTIVEYDTVQKWIAEARIDIEQTRLFIQRAAWMLDNSSDRNTWRAVSQIKVATPRMLQKITDRAIQLFGAMGGTDDTLIHHAWTYSRWLRIGDGPDEVHLRQIYKTEPLPDWSIADCPYIAPSAA, from the coding sequence ATGAATTTCAATTATTCACCCGAAACAGAAGATTTAGTCCGTCGCGTAGAGATGTTTTTTGCATCTGAAATCTTGCCGCGACATCGTGAATGGGTGCAAGAAGTTGGTCGTGAAGGTCAGGCGCCGTCCTTCATCAAGGAAATTCAGGCCAAAGCAAAATCCCTTGGTTTATGGAATCTCGCGTTGCCGGATCTAGCACCGGATGAGCCGGGGACCCGCCTGAGTAATCTGGAGTTTGCTCCAATTGCTGAAATACTGGGGCGGCTTCCATGGGGATCCATGGCGTTTAACTGTCATGCGCCAGAAGTACCAAACATGGCGATGCTCCAATCGATTGCGACACGTGAGCAAAAAGCTCGCTGGCTAAAGCCGCTGCTGGAGGCGGAAACCAGGTCGGCGTTTGCCATGACTGAGCCATCGGTGGCGTCTTCTGATGCAACGAATATTGAGACCAAAATCGAATTTGAAGACGATATGATCGTAATCAACGGGCACAAATGGTTTTCGACGGGTGCCGCACATCCTGACTGTTCATTTCTGATTGTAATGGGAGTGAGTGATCCGGAAGCAGGGCGCACCGCTCAGCATAGTATGGTCATCGTCCCGATCAACACTCCGGGCCTGAAAATTGTTCGCGATCTTAGGTTTATGGGATGGACGGATCACGTGGCCCCAATTGGCGAGATCAAATTTGAAAACGTCAAGGTGCCTGCTTCAAACCTACTCGGTATTCGCGGGGAGGGCTTTAAGGGAGCGCAGGTTCGTCTCGGGCCCGCGCGGATACATCATTGCATGCGTTGCATTGGGCTTGCAGAAATGGTTCTGGCGCAAATGGTCGCCCGTGCGCAGGAGCGAAAAACATTTGGAAGAACTATTGTTGAATACGATACAGTGCAGAAATGGATCGCCGAAGCCCGAATAGACATTGAGCAGACGCGGTTGTTTATCCAACGGGCAGCTTGGATGCTCGATAACAGTTCAGATAGAAATACCTGGCGTGCTGTATCGCAGATAAAAGTTGCGACACCGCGCATGCTTCAGAAGATTACAGATCGGGCCATACAGCTTTTTGGCGCCATGGGCGGAACGGACGATACTTTAATCCATCATGCTTGGACCTACTCTCGCTGGTTACGCATTGGGGATGGCCCTGACGAAGTCCATTTGCGCCAGATTTACAAAACTGAACCACTACCAGACTGGTCGATAGCGGATTGTCCTTATATTGCGCCGTCAGCGGCCTAG
- a CDS encoding NAD(P)H-dependent flavin oxidoreductase produces the protein MELATPICKEMGIRYPIFGLAHSIDVMVALGKAGGYPVFGAARSMPEEIAAEAKIMQEELDGLPFGIDLMIPASVGEETDRKKVVDSLPQEHKDFVAGLAEKYHVPEATKPTFFSSQTRSQQLFEEQMAATLESGTHSFASAVGMPPEMIGRAKRYGKKTISLVGAPRHAAKARDAGVDLIVAQGYDAGGHTGPIGTFSLVPQIVKAAGDIPVLAAGGVGHGCHIAASLALGAQGVWLGTAWLTSKEHALSDVLTQKLLKATSLDTEISYSHSGKPARLIKTAWTEEWNKESAPTPLSMPYQQVLTADIIAGINEHEVEPLIYDATGQCIVWFNELKTVDEIMKRLVSETNDSFANITRLTGA, from the coding sequence ATGGAGCTTGCCACACCGATTTGTAAAGAAATGGGAATTCGATATCCGATCTTCGGCCTTGCTCATAGTATTGATGTCATGGTTGCCCTTGGAAAAGCAGGTGGATACCCGGTTTTTGGTGCGGCCAGAAGTATGCCTGAAGAGATCGCCGCCGAAGCAAAGATAATGCAGGAGGAATTGGACGGCCTGCCCTTCGGTATCGATTTAATGATCCCCGCGTCTGTCGGCGAAGAAACAGATCGGAAGAAGGTTGTTGATAGCTTACCGCAAGAACACAAAGATTTCGTAGCTGGTCTAGCTGAAAAGTACCATGTTCCTGAAGCAACCAAGCCTACCTTCTTTTCTTCACAGACCCGGTCACAGCAATTATTTGAAGAACAAATGGCCGCAACACTTGAATCCGGCACCCATAGTTTTGCTTCTGCTGTCGGCATGCCACCGGAAATGATAGGTCGCGCCAAGCGATACGGGAAAAAGACGATCTCATTGGTCGGTGCACCCCGCCACGCTGCCAAGGCCCGCGACGCTGGTGTCGACTTGATTGTTGCCCAAGGCTATGACGCTGGTGGACATACTGGACCAATCGGCACTTTTTCCTTGGTGCCCCAAATTGTTAAGGCGGCTGGTGACATACCTGTTTTGGCTGCCGGAGGTGTAGGCCACGGCTGTCATATTGCGGCATCTCTCGCCCTTGGTGCGCAGGGTGTCTGGCTCGGCACTGCCTGGCTTACCTCCAAGGAGCATGCGTTATCTGATGTGCTCACTCAAAAGCTTTTGAAGGCAACAAGCCTAGATACGGAGATATCTTATAGCCACAGCGGTAAACCAGCCCGTCTTATTAAAACGGCATGGACTGAAGAATGGAATAAGGAAAGCGCCCCTACGCCACTTTCAATGCCTTATCAGCAGGTTCTTACTGCTGATATTATTGCAGGTATAAATGAGCATGAAGTCGAGCCCCTGATCTATGACGCCACGGGACAGTGTATCGTGTGGTTCAATGAGCTAAAGACTGTAGATGAAATTATGAAACGGTTGGTTTCAGAGACCAATGACTCGTTTGCCAATATCACACGTTTGACAGGCGCCTGA
- a CDS encoding molybdopterin-containing oxidoreductase family protein, whose protein sequence is MAKNTETKYSVCTICDAGCQLRSEAVDGKLERIMAHDNPMLARNICYKGVAAPDIHNHKDRLRVPLKRIGKRGEDKWQEISYDQAMDEIADRLKSVVDRYGAEALAVSTSGWNTQTTHSTDRRFMNLLGSPNWISGVALCAGNTAAVNRITYGWFPQPDYANTKCIVLFGHNPRKHSWTPIYNAINLARSRGAKVIVLDPRVSDQAEKADLHLGLRAGTDAAMCLGWLKVIIDEDLFDQSFVNEWCLGFDDLRKRVDEYPLERVEAITGVDRELIAEAARLYANSDGATIPWTPITDQQISSTSAIRLHSILRAITGNLDIKGGETLGGFNADYIPESEIGLHDALSSEQKAKQLGFYDHPAFTYRVAEILKDPTEKTWGYPYADIVMGCQMANPTHVFRAMATGDPYPVKALFTLGNNTLLSYPNQHQILEGLMNQDLIVAHEIFMTPTAMLADYVLPGDVFSERNHIGDSWSWANRLTLSQKIAEPPEQASSTFQFWTDLAHRMGFAEHFPWSSLDDMLDHRLSRSNRTFAEFEATSFMEIPAPVYQKYLQTGFATPSGKVELYSSILDDLGFDPLPYYREGPALCEKYPYAVFTGVREDSFFQTGQRNIPVLRERSPSPKLFLHPADATAENVVEGDWVKLETKIGTVKAKISIHNTMKVGHIRVPHGWWYPELKGVEELAGAFISSDAVLCSDDDEFLDYEQGIPHFKGFPGRITKINAPQNMSSMVLKG, encoded by the coding sequence ATGGCCAAAAACACAGAGACCAAATACTCCGTCTGCACTATTTGCGATGCCGGATGTCAACTTCGCTCGGAAGCCGTGGACGGCAAGTTAGAGCGGATAATGGCACATGACAATCCAATGCTGGCCCGGAATATTTGCTACAAAGGTGTCGCGGCTCCAGATATTCACAATCATAAAGACCGGTTGCGAGTTCCGTTAAAGCGCATCGGCAAGCGCGGCGAAGACAAATGGCAAGAGATTTCATACGATCAGGCCATGGATGAGATTGCTGATCGACTTAAGTCAGTTGTAGACCGCTATGGTGCAGAGGCGTTAGCCGTTTCAACTTCAGGCTGGAATACCCAGACCACCCACAGCACTGACCGTCGATTTATGAACCTGCTGGGATCTCCAAATTGGATCAGTGGTGTCGCCTTATGTGCTGGTAATACGGCGGCAGTGAACCGGATCACTTATGGCTGGTTTCCGCAGCCTGACTACGCCAATACCAAATGTATCGTATTATTCGGGCATAATCCGAGAAAGCACTCATGGACCCCCATTTACAATGCCATCAATTTGGCCCGCTCTCGTGGCGCGAAGGTAATTGTGCTGGATCCACGTGTATCTGATCAGGCTGAAAAGGCCGATTTGCATTTAGGATTACGCGCCGGTACTGACGCCGCCATGTGCCTCGGCTGGTTAAAGGTAATTATTGATGAAGACTTATTCGATCAGTCATTCGTAAATGAATGGTGCCTTGGCTTTGATGATTTACGTAAACGCGTAGATGAGTATCCGCTGGAACGAGTGGAAGCTATTACTGGAGTGGATCGTGAACTGATTGCCGAAGCAGCACGCCTATATGCGAATTCGGATGGCGCTACAATCCCATGGACTCCCATCACTGATCAGCAGATTTCCTCCACTTCGGCAATTCGCCTGCATTCTATTTTACGCGCAATAACTGGTAATCTTGATATCAAAGGTGGCGAAACTCTTGGCGGTTTTAATGCAGATTATATTCCGGAATCCGAAATAGGATTACACGATGCGTTGTCATCCGAACAAAAAGCCAAGCAACTTGGCTTTTATGACCATCCGGCTTTTACCTATCGCGTGGCTGAAATACTGAAAGATCCCACAGAAAAAACTTGGGGGTATCCCTACGCTGATATTGTTATGGGCTGTCAAATGGCCAATCCAACCCATGTATTTCGGGCGATGGCTACTGGCGACCCGTATCCTGTTAAAGCTCTTTTCACCTTGGGGAACAATACCCTTCTCAGCTATCCCAATCAGCATCAGATTCTTGAAGGTCTGATGAACCAGGATCTAATCGTAGCACATGAAATTTTCATGACTCCGACAGCTATGCTCGCAGATTATGTGTTACCCGGAGATGTATTTTCAGAACGCAACCACATTGGCGATAGTTGGAGTTGGGCTAACCGGCTGACGTTGTCGCAGAAAATTGCCGAGCCGCCAGAGCAGGCCAGCAGCACTTTCCAGTTTTGGACAGATCTGGCGCACAGAATGGGGTTTGCTGAGCATTTCCCTTGGTCCAGTCTGGACGATATGCTGGACCATAGGTTATCGCGTTCCAACCGCACATTTGCGGAATTTGAAGCGACCAGTTTTATGGAAATCCCGGCTCCCGTATATCAGAAATATCTTCAAACAGGTTTTGCTACACCGTCCGGAAAAGTCGAACTATATTCAAGTATACTGGATGATCTTGGATTTGATCCGTTACCTTATTATCGTGAAGGCCCTGCTTTATGTGAAAAATATCCTTATGCCGTATTTACCGGGGTGCGCGAGGATTCGTTTTTCCAGACGGGCCAACGAAATATCCCGGTCTTACGTGAACGTTCACCGTCACCCAAATTATTTCTGCATCCTGCAGATGCTACAGCGGAAAACGTTGTCGAGGGTGACTGGGTTAAATTGGAAACCAAGATCGGTACTGTCAAAGCGAAGATCTCGATCCATAATACCATGAAAGTTGGCCACATACGCGTCCCCCACGGTTGGTGGTATCCTGAACTAAAGGGTGTGGAAGAATTGGCCGGCGCATTCATATCCAGTGACGCCGTGCTGTGTTCAGATGATGATGAATTTCTCGATTATGAGCAAGGTATTCCGCATTTTAAAGGCTTTCCGGGTCGAATTACGAAAATCAACGCGCCTCAAAACATGTCTTCAATGGTGCTAAAAGGTTGA
- a CDS encoding TRAP transporter permease codes for MTSSLKSTLNWFSAIVGAVIALQAIYVAMAGGWDITLSRSWILCGAVIVALLNNLLADKRLKSGDLPSGPFKVALWAFDLLLIVIFVIATLKFIEIMRLIEETLFEYETADIAIAFAGVLVLLETTRRLFGLPIVIIAALGILYCLYGEYLPGFLNHSGFSLNRSMQTIWYSFQGVYGLPMGVVLQVVLIFVVFGVVLEGSGASDALIRASVALTGRTRGGPAHSAVVASAVFGSMSGSVTANVVGTGSFTIPMIKRRGFPAATAGGIEAAASTGGQIVPPVMGAAAFLMADLTGSAYTTICIAALIPALFYYGSLFASISIQAGASGIEPIPKSERPPLNKQDLVACLLFVIPILTIVFVLVMGRSPALAGFWAIVAAVILGGFNKRNRENPRVIWEVLKKAGRACAWIIVAVGCIGVILGVLNLTGLGLAFASVVAEFSEYSLFAALLTTALAALVLGMGMPTLPAYLIIILVLGPVMQKLGAELIPTHMFVFYFGVLSAITPPVAIGAFAAAPIAGAHPFSTAIAAVRLAIVGFIIPFIFVYEPSLLLVGSFDLESFVRVSVSLAFAIWLINTAMIGYEGGNLGSIERSLRALVGVGLLIQVPALQMGLLVIGILIVIQRRMQARRKDTQKL; via the coding sequence TTGACCTCAAGCCTTAAATCAACCCTCAACTGGTTCTCCGCGATAGTTGGTGCGGTTATTGCCTTGCAGGCAATATACGTTGCGATGGCTGGTGGCTGGGATATTACTTTATCCAGGTCTTGGATATTATGTGGTGCGGTTATTGTCGCATTGCTGAACAACTTGTTGGCGGACAAGCGCTTAAAATCGGGCGACCTGCCAAGTGGTCCGTTCAAAGTTGCGCTATGGGCTTTTGACTTGTTGTTGATCGTCATATTCGTGATTGCAACATTAAAATTCATTGAGATTATGCGGCTCATTGAAGAGACCCTGTTCGAGTACGAGACGGCTGATATTGCCATTGCCTTCGCAGGTGTATTGGTCCTATTGGAAACGACCCGGCGTCTTTTCGGGCTGCCCATCGTAATAATAGCTGCATTGGGTATTCTATACTGCTTATATGGTGAGTATCTGCCGGGCTTCCTAAATCATTCGGGTTTTAGCCTGAACCGTTCTATGCAGACAATTTGGTACAGCTTCCAAGGTGTCTATGGGCTACCCATGGGTGTCGTATTGCAAGTCGTTCTGATTTTTGTCGTGTTTGGCGTCGTTCTAGAGGGAAGCGGGGCGAGTGATGCGCTTATTCGGGCCTCCGTTGCCTTAACAGGCCGGACGCGCGGTGGGCCTGCGCATTCAGCTGTAGTTGCCAGTGCGGTATTTGGAAGTATGTCGGGAAGCGTCACTGCAAACGTCGTGGGGACAGGCTCCTTTACAATTCCCATGATCAAGCGGCGCGGGTTTCCGGCCGCTACAGCGGGAGGAATTGAAGCTGCGGCATCTACCGGCGGCCAAATTGTCCCTCCGGTTATGGGTGCGGCTGCCTTCTTAATGGCGGACCTAACTGGAAGCGCCTATACGACAATATGTATTGCTGCGCTGATTCCGGCACTTTTTTACTATGGTTCTCTATTTGCCTCTATCTCTATTCAGGCTGGTGCAAGCGGCATTGAACCTATCCCGAAAAGCGAGCGTCCACCCCTTAACAAACAGGACTTGGTCGCGTGCTTATTATTTGTAATCCCAATCCTTACAATAGTCTTCGTTCTGGTCATGGGACGATCTCCTGCTCTGGCTGGTTTCTGGGCAATAGTTGCGGCAGTTATTCTTGGAGGCTTTAACAAAAGGAACAGAGAGAACCCCCGGGTTATTTGGGAGGTATTGAAGAAGGCCGGTCGCGCCTGCGCCTGGATCATTGTCGCTGTCGGTTGCATTGGTGTCATACTTGGTGTTCTTAACCTGACAGGCCTCGGCTTGGCTTTCGCATCCGTCGTTGCAGAATTCAGTGAATACTCCCTGTTTGCTGCCTTACTGACGACGGCACTGGCGGCATTGGTACTAGGCATGGGAATGCCAACCCTACCAGCATATCTGATCATTATCCTTGTTCTCGGGCCCGTCATGCAGAAACTAGGGGCCGAGCTCATTCCGACCCATATGTTTGTTTTTTACTTCGGTGTTCTGTCCGCCATCACGCCGCCCGTTGCCATTGGTGCTTTCGCGGCCGCACCCATCGCCGGCGCCCATCCATTTTCAACAGCTATCGCCGCTGTTCGATTGGCCATTGTCGGTTTTATCATCCCTTTTATTTTCGTGTATGAACCCTCACTTCTGCTTGTTGGCAGCTTTGATCTTGAAAGCTTCGTAAGAGTCAGTGTCAGTCTTGCGTTTGCCATCTGGCTGATCAATACCGCGATGATTGGGTATGAGGGAGGAAATCTTGGCTCGATAGAGCGTTCACTTCGTGCGCTTGTCGGTGTGGGTCTGCTTATCCAGGTTCCAGCCCTTCAAATGGGTCTGCTTGTGATTGGTATTCTGATCGTTATCCAAAGGAGAATGCAGGCACGCAGGAAAGACACGCAAAAACTATAA
- a CDS encoding CaiB/BaiF CoA transferase family protein, with product MDETGSKMGEASGKGPLSGLRILDIATIIAGPFAGTLLADFGADVVKLELPETGDGMRGFPPFKEGKSLWWKAANRGKKFGTLDLRKKEGAELLLKMLPKFDVLIENFRPGTLEKWGLDQATLWKANPKLVILRVTAFGQYGPYVDQPGFARIFEAMGGLTHITGEPEGLPMHTGYPLSDAIGGLFGAMSILAALFQVARHPKQVGEEIDLSLTEATFRLLDFLAVEYDQLGTVRERSGNRNQYSAPSDVYMTSDKCYVSLAGSTNSTFLANACAIGRPELVEDPRFSSNGLRVQNAVELDRLFGGFIASHTLEEVLEAFSKAKGTIAPIYSVDQIFKDPQYTAREAIVSVPDDDFGSVRLQAVTPKFTRYPGNIRWTAKNLGANNVALYENLLGMSVDEINAYRERGII from the coding sequence ATGGACGAAACAGGCAGCAAGATGGGCGAAGCAAGTGGCAAGGGCCCGTTATCAGGTCTTCGAATTCTGGACATCGCCACAATTATCGCCGGACCGTTTGCCGGAACGCTGCTGGCTGATTTTGGCGCCGATGTTGTAAAGCTTGAACTTCCCGAAACGGGAGACGGTATGCGCGGGTTTCCACCCTTTAAAGAAGGAAAATCGCTGTGGTGGAAGGCCGCCAATAGGGGCAAGAAATTTGGTACCCTGGATCTTCGAAAAAAAGAAGGAGCGGAACTTCTTTTGAAGATGCTGCCCAAATTTGACGTCTTAATCGAAAATTTCAGACCTGGAACCCTTGAGAAATGGGGATTGGATCAAGCAACTCTCTGGAAAGCCAACCCAAAGCTTGTCATTCTCAGAGTAACAGCATTTGGACAATATGGCCCTTATGTTGACCAGCCTGGTTTCGCTCGCATATTCGAAGCAATGGGCGGTCTTACCCATATTACCGGAGAACCGGAAGGCCTTCCCATGCATACAGGATATCCGCTGTCCGACGCGATCGGTGGACTGTTCGGCGCCATGTCAATTCTCGCCGCGCTTTTTCAAGTTGCAAGACACCCTAAGCAAGTTGGGGAAGAGATTGACTTGTCCCTTACTGAAGCAACCTTTCGGCTACTGGACTTTCTTGCCGTTGAATATGATCAATTAGGAACAGTGAGAGAACGGAGTGGCAATCGGAACCAATATTCGGCGCCTTCCGATGTTTATATGACCAGTGACAAATGCTATGTCTCTTTAGCTGGCAGCACCAATTCAACTTTTCTTGCAAATGCGTGTGCAATTGGTCGCCCGGAATTGGTTGAGGACCCGAGGTTTAGCAGCAATGGTTTGAGGGTTCAAAATGCGGTCGAGCTTGACCGCCTTTTTGGTGGGTTCATTGCCTCACATACTCTGGAGGAAGTTCTAGAAGCATTTTCCAAAGCAAAAGGAACAATCGCTCCAATATATTCCGTCGATCAGATTTTCAAGGATCCACAGTATACCGCAAGAGAGGCCATCGTTTCAGTCCCAGATGACGATTTCGGATCTGTTCGGCTTCAGGCCGTGACGCCTAAATTTACCCGTTATCCCGGAAACATAAGATGGACAGCGAAGAATCTGGGGGCAAACAATGTCGCTCTCTATGAAAATCTGCTAGGAATGTCCGTTGATGAAATCAACGCCTATCGGGAGCGAGGGATTATATGA
- a CDS encoding IclR family transcriptional regulator, which produces MTNLSSRSSGNHNKHLFLKDKLVEKDASLSLTLIRGMEILGCFRDAEEVLTNIQIAKRLEINKATVSRLCKTLMALQYLRRNPKGGFRLAPGILALSYPILSSMKWRQKAVGLMSEFAEFAKGNTSLAVFNGADTVYIQTAGDTSNFPHVPEMGMTIPLANTATGRSLLSMLSDEQLALKLEEIESQYPGSLEACGTRIEESIKSCKEKGYCISFGEWRENMHAMAAPIGKTSDGLDVTISCGIPAYRARKEEVENDLAPRLASVAENLRLINIFGN; this is translated from the coding sequence ATGACGAACCTTTCCAGTAGATCTTCAGGAAATCACAACAAGCATCTATTTTTAAAAGACAAATTGGTAGAAAAAGATGCCTCTTTGTCCTTGACTTTAATCCGTGGGATGGAAATATTAGGGTGCTTCCGAGACGCAGAAGAGGTCCTGACAAACATACAGATTGCGAAACGGCTTGAAATCAATAAAGCGACGGTTTCACGACTCTGTAAAACACTAATGGCACTTCAGTACTTGCGTAGGAATCCGAAAGGAGGTTTCAGGCTGGCTCCTGGAATTTTGGCGCTTTCATATCCTATATTATCGTCCATGAAATGGCGGCAAAAAGCGGTAGGGCTTATGTCAGAATTTGCAGAATTTGCGAAAGGGAATACATCTCTCGCCGTCTTCAATGGGGCAGATACAGTTTACATTCAGACTGCAGGAGATACCTCGAATTTCCCTCATGTACCGGAGATGGGAATGACTATCCCCCTCGCGAATACAGCAACAGGCAGGTCTCTCCTGTCCATGCTTTCAGACGAACAGCTTGCCCTTAAACTGGAGGAAATCGAAAGCCAATATCCGGGATCTCTGGAAGCGTGTGGAACGCGTATTGAAGAGTCCATCAAAAGCTGCAAAGAGAAGGGTTATTGCATTTCATTTGGTGAATGGCGCGAAAATATGCATGCCATGGCAGCGCCTATTGGCAAGACATCGGATGGTCTTGACGTGACAATTTCCTGCGGTATTCCAGCCTATCGAGCCCGCAAGGAAGAGGTTGAAAATGATCTTGCCCCTCGGCTTGCTTCAGTTGCGGAAAACTTGCGCCTCATAAATATCTTTGGAAACTAA